TCGGGCGCCTGGATGGCGATATCAAGCCGGAAGCGCATCCCAAGAATGTCGCTTTGGGCGAATGGTGGGCATCGATGATCGAGATCCCTTGCATCGTCATGGGCGGTACAGAGGTTGGCTCCGTGGTTGCCGTGGCTGAATCCGGTGCGGAGTTCGTGGCGCTTCGTACGGCAATATTCGATAATCCCGCCGGGGCGGCGGCCGCAGTTGCCGAAGTCAACGCAGTTTTGGACGAAAAAGCGCCACGGTTTGACGATTGAACATCGACATGCGTCGCACCCACCGTTCCATCAGGTCCAATTTGCTGAAACATCACCTTTTCCTTGCCGTGTCTGCGGCAGGCCTGATCTTCTGCTCTCCGGCATTCGCGCAGACCTCGGAGCGAGCGGTCACACGTCCCGTCGAGAACAATGCCGGGACTTTGCAAAAGGGAAGCCCGCCTGAAAAGGCTGGCGAAGGGGGCAAGCCGCCTGTGGAAGCCTATCCCTCCAGCGGCATTTCGCTGTTGCAGCGCATGGGGACGACGCTGCCGCCGCTTCCGCCGGAAAAGCCCTATACCGGCCCGGTCGATGAAGCCTATGGCGCCTTCCAGCGCGGTCTCTATCAATTGGCGCTGGAGAAGGCGCTCCCCCGTGCCGAGGCCGGAGATGCCGCCGCGCAGACGCTGGTGGCCGAGATGATGACGCGCGGGATGGGCATTCCACGTGATTCGAAAAATGCAGCCTTCTGGTATCAGCAGGCAGCCGAGCGCGGCGATCCTTCCGCCATGTTCCAGTACGCACTGCTGCTGATGCGCGGCAAGGATGTGGCGCGCGACAAGGCAAAGGCCGATGATTTCATGCGGCGTGCGGCAGAGGCGGGCAATGCCTCGGCGCAATTCAACTGGGCGCAGCTTCTCGTAGCCGATAATCCCGGTGAGAAGGGGTTACAGCTGGCGCTTCCGTTTTACGAAAAATCCGCTGGACAGGGGGTCGCCGATTCCCAGTATGCCGTCGCCCAGCTTTACCAATCACTTCCGGACGTGCCGCCTGAGAAGAAGGCCAAGGCGCGTGAATGGCTGGAGCGGGCCGCCAAGGCGGGGTTCGACACCGCGCAACTCGACATGGGGATCTGGCTCGTCAACGGTGTCGGTGGTGAGCGCGACTATGACAAGGGCTTCGAATGGCTGCGTATCGCAGCTTTGCGCGGCAATGTCGTGGCGCAGAACAAGCTCGCTCATATGTATGTCAATGCGCTTGGCACGCGTCCCAATCCGGTGGAAGCGGCCAAATGGTATGTTCTTTCTCGACGCGCGGGGCTCTCCGATCCTGTGCTGGAAGACTTCTATCTCGGCATCAATGACGAGCAGCAGAAACAGGCCATTGATGCCGCAAACCGTTTCCGGAGAGGCGCGCAGAAGCCATGACGAAAGGCGCATCTTAACCCTTGCGCCGAGCAAAACTCCGGTCGCACTTGAATTTCAGCCGGTTTTGTGGTTCTGAACGCGCCTATTCACGAAAATTCGCCAAGTTTCGTTCCCTGATGGATCGGGAACACACGCCGTTTACCCAAGGATTATCCGATGGCTCGCTCCGCCCTTCTCAACGTTATGGTTCAGGCAGCAATGAAAGCCGGCAAGTCACTTGCTCGCGATTTCGGCGAAGTGCAGAACCTGCAGGTTTCGGTCAAGGGTCCGGGCGATTTCGTTTCGCAGGCAGACCTGAAGGCGGAGAAGATCGTCTATGACGAGCTGATGAAGTCCCGCCCGACCTACGGTTTTCTGGGTGAGGAGAGCCAGGAGATCAAGGGCACGGACGGTGCGCATCGCTGGATCGTCGATCCGCTCGATGGCACCACCAACTTCCTGCACGGCATTCCACAGTTCGCGGTTTCCATCGCGCTGGAGCGGGACGGCGAAATCGTTGCCGGTGTCATTTTCAACCCGGCAACGGATGAGTTGTTCACGGCGGAAAAGGGCGGCGGTGCATTCCTCAACGATCGCCGCATTCGCGTGGCGGCCCGCCGCGTTCTTTCCGATTGCGTCATCGGCTGCGGCATGCCGCATCTGGGTCGCGGCAATCACGGCAAGTTCCTGGTCGAACTGCGCCATGTCATGGGAGAAGTTTCCGGCGTTCGCCGTTTCGGCGCGGCCGCTCTCGATCTGGCCTATGTGGCAGCAGGCCGTATCGACGGCTTCTGGGAAGTGGGTCTTTCTCCGTGGGACATCGCGGCTGGTCTGATCCTCATCCGCGAGGCGGGTGGTTTCACCTCCACGCTCAAGGGCGGCACCGACATGCTGGACGATGGCACGGTCGTTGCCGGTAACGAATTGATCCAGAAGCAATTGCTGGAAGTGACCAACCGTCCGGTGCCATCGCGCTGATTCGCGACGACGCTAGAACTTTGACGCTTGAAACATCTTCGGCCCGGTTGGCTGGCCGAAGATCCTAATGCATGTCGCGCTCAACCGGATTCGGTTGAGCGGAACGTACATGCATCAAGTCAAAGTCTTACAGCGTCGTTCGCGCGTTCAATCGAACGCGCCGCGCTGTAGTGGATTTTTCCGATATTCACTCGGGGATCTTTCGAACGGGCGGGATAACCTGCTCATTGCCCGAGAGCATCACTTCAATTTGTCTCATTTTTGAAATAGCCTCCCCACCACAGTTGCGTGGAGGTTGCGTGCATCATGGCGAATGATACCCTGGAAGATGTGAACGGGTCTGATCTGGCTCCCCGACACCACGGGTACAAACTTTCCAATCCGCTTCCCTTCATCTGGACCATGGTGATCTTCCTGATCATCATCGGCTTCATCGCTGCTATCCTTTATCGGCAGGCGCATACGGCATTCATGACCAATCCGGGCCTGAACGGGCTCATTCTCGGTGTGCTGGGCATCGGCATCATCCTGATCTTCAGCCAGGTCATCAGCCTCATTCCGGAGGTACGCTGGTTCAATTCCTTCCGTGCAGCCGGCAGCGCCGACAGGGTTGGCAAGGAGCCGCGTTTGCTGGCACCCATGCGCGCGCTGCTGGGGCGTAGCCGCCACGTGGCGCTGTCTGCCAATGTCTTGCGGTCGATCCTCGATTCCATCGGGACGCGACTGGATGAAACACGGGATATATCCCGCTATCTCATCGGCCTGCTGGTGTTTCTCGGTCTTCTCGGCACCTTCTGGGGATTGATTGGAACGATCGGCTCGATCAGCGAGGTCATCCAGGGTCTCGACCCGAATTCCGGCAACAACAATGACATTCTGACGGCGCTGAAAAGTGGCCTGACGGCGCCGCTGTCCGGCATGGGTACGGCCTTTTCGTCCTCGCTGCTCGGTCTTTCCGGCTCGCTGATCCTCGGATTTCTCGATCTCCAGGCCGGGCGTGCGCAGAACCGCTTCTACACGGAGCTGGAGAACTGGCTGTCTTCCGTCACCGACGTGAACTCCGAGAACGCCGTTGCCGACGTGTCCGGCCAGCCTTCGTCCGACGAACTGCGCCGCATGGTCGAGCAACTGCGCAAGCTGGTTGCGCTTCAGGCCAAGGGGCAGGCGCCTGGCGATGCAGGCTCGCAATCGGAACGCTCGATGGCAGCCATCAGCCAGCTTGCCGAAAGCATTCAGGGGCTGGTCAAGAACATGCGCAACGAGCAGCAGATGCTGCGCGATTGGATCGAGGCGCAGCAGGACGAGGCCAAAGCCATGCGCCGCGCGCTCGATCGCCTTTCCGACAAGATCGGGGAGAAATAAGCCATGGCGCTAGGTCGCAACCGGCGCCGCGAGCGCGGGGTCGATTACTGGCCGGGCTTTGTCGATGCGCTGTCGACGCTGCTGCTCGCCATCATGTTTCTGCTCACGGTGTTCGTGCTGGCCCAGTTTATTCTCGGTCGGGAGATCACGGGTCGCGATGAGGTCCTGACGCGTCTGAACAGCCAGATTGCCGAACTGACCGAACTGCTGGCGCTTGAAAAGAGTGGCAAACAGGATGCCGAGGATGTGCTGGCCAATCTTCAGGCCTCGCTCTCGGCATCTGAAACGGAACGCTCGCGGCTTCAGGCGCTTCTTGATCGCGGGGCCGGCTCCAGTGACGCGGCCAATGCCCGGATTGGTACGCTGACCGAACAGCTCAATCAGGAGCAGCAGGCAAGTGCGCGCGCCATGAGCCAGGTCGAACTGCTCAATCAGCAGATCGCCGCCTTGCGAGCGCAGATCGCCGCCGTCGAAGCGGCACTGCAGGCTTCTGAAGCGAGGGATCAGAACTCGCAGGCGAAAATCGCCGATCTTGGCCGGCGCCTGAATGTGGCGCTTGCCCAGCGCGTTCAGGAACTCAACCGCTACCGTTCCGATTTCTTCGGTCGGTTGCGGGAAATTCTATCCGACCGCCAGAACATCCGCATTGTCGGAGACCGCTTCGTGTTCCAGTCGGAAGTTCTGTTTCCCGTTGGCGGATCCGATCTCGATGACCGGGGTCGCACCGAAATGGACAAGCTCGCGACCGCACTTCTGGAACTTGCGCAGGAAATTCCCGCGGAAATAAACTGGGTTCTGCGTGTCGATGGCCATACGGACAATGCGCCTTTGAGTGGCACCGGGCGCTATCGCGATAACTGGGAGCTTTCCTCCGCTCGAGCTACATCCGTGGTAAAGTATCTTATTTCGAAGGGTGTGCCCGCCAATCGTTTGGTGGCAGCAGGCTTCGGCCAGTTCCAGCCGATTGCCGAGGGCGAAACGCCGGAAGCACGGTCGCAGAACCGCCGTATCGAGCTGAAGCTTACCGAGAGATAATCCGCTAAATAAGCAGTTTTCGAAACGTATTGGGCTCCACGTCTGCCCCTTGCCCTCTATTGACGTTTGCGTAAGAGTAAATGGAAATCGGGGGAGGGAGATTCACCGTGGAGTTTGATGTCATCGTCGTTGGCGGCGGGCTGGCGGGTCTGGTCGCAGCAACGGAAGCCACTGCCGCGGGCAAGCGCGTTTGCCTGATCGATCAGGAAGGGCCGCAAAATCTCGGTGGACAGGCTTTCTGGTCGCTGGGTGGCCTGTTCTTTGTCGATAGCCCGGAACAGCGGCGAATGCGCATTCGCGACAGTCTGGACCTTGCCCGTCAGGACTGGCAGGGTTCCGCTGGTTTCGATAGGCCGGAAGATCACTGGCCGCGTCTGTGGGCCGAAGCATATCTGCAATTTGCAGCGGGCGAAAAGCGGGCATGGCTGCACCAGATGGGCATGCGCTGGTTCCCGGTTGTCGGCTGGGCGGAGCGGGGCGGCTCCCAAGCACATGGCCATGGAAACT
The window above is part of the Rhizobium rhizoryzae genome. Proteins encoded here:
- a CDS encoding inositol monophosphatase family protein, whose translation is MARSALLNVMVQAAMKAGKSLARDFGEVQNLQVSVKGPGDFVSQADLKAEKIVYDELMKSRPTYGFLGEESQEIKGTDGAHRWIVDPLDGTTNFLHGIPQFAVSIALERDGEIVAGVIFNPATDELFTAEKGGGAFLNDRRIRVAARRVLSDCVIGCGMPHLGRGNHGKFLVELRHVMGEVSGVRRFGAAALDLAYVAAGRIDGFWEVGLSPWDIAAGLILIREAGGFTSTLKGGTDMLDDGTVVAGNELIQKQLLEVTNRPVPSR
- a CDS encoding tetratricopeptide repeat protein translates to MRRTHRSIRSNLLKHHLFLAVSAAGLIFCSPAFAQTSERAVTRPVENNAGTLQKGSPPEKAGEGGKPPVEAYPSSGISLLQRMGTTLPPLPPEKPYTGPVDEAYGAFQRGLYQLALEKALPRAEAGDAAAQTLVAEMMTRGMGIPRDSKNAAFWYQQAAERGDPSAMFQYALLLMRGKDVARDKAKADDFMRRAAEAGNASAQFNWAQLLVADNPGEKGLQLALPFYEKSAGQGVADSQYAVAQLYQSLPDVPPEKKAKAREWLERAAKAGFDTAQLDMGIWLVNGVGGERDYDKGFEWLRIAALRGNVVAQNKLAHMYVNALGTRPNPVEAAKWYVLSRRAGLSDPVLEDFYLGINDEQQKQAIDAANRFRRGAQKP
- a CDS encoding peptidoglycan -binding protein, which gives rise to MALGRNRRRERGVDYWPGFVDALSTLLLAIMFLLTVFVLAQFILGREITGRDEVLTRLNSQIAELTELLALEKSGKQDAEDVLANLQASLSASETERSRLQALLDRGAGSSDAANARIGTLTEQLNQEQQASARAMSQVELLNQQIAALRAQIAAVEAALQASEARDQNSQAKIADLGRRLNVALAQRVQELNRYRSDFFGRLREILSDRQNIRIVGDRFVFQSEVLFPVGGSDLDDRGRTEMDKLATALLELAQEIPAEINWVLRVDGHTDNAPLSGTGRYRDNWELSSARATSVVKYLISKGVPANRLVAAGFGQFQPIAEGETPEARSQNRRIELKLTER
- a CDS encoding OmpH family outer membrane protein, with translation MANDTLEDVNGSDLAPRHHGYKLSNPLPFIWTMVIFLIIIGFIAAILYRQAHTAFMTNPGLNGLILGVLGIGIILIFSQVISLIPEVRWFNSFRAAGSADRVGKEPRLLAPMRALLGRSRHVALSANVLRSILDSIGTRLDETRDISRYLIGLLVFLGLLGTFWGLIGTIGSISEVIQGLDPNSGNNNDILTALKSGLTAPLSGMGTAFSSSLLGLSGSLILGFLDLQAGRAQNRFYTELENWLSSVTDVNSENAVADVSGQPSSDELRRMVEQLRKLVALQAKGQAPGDAGSQSERSMAAISQLAESIQGLVKNMRNEQQMLRDWIEAQQDEAKAMRRALDRLSDKIGEK